The following nucleotide sequence is from Juglans microcarpa x Juglans regia isolate MS1-56 chromosome 6D, Jm3101_v1.0, whole genome shotgun sequence.
AAATCATactaatttgtaaatttaattttatgaaatctctatTAAAAGACTGCATGCTCGGACTGAAATAACTAGCATTTTGttgttaaaacatttctcttccGATGTTTATAACCAAGATTagctaaatttgtaattttgagtttactattttttaattaaaaacaatcAAGATATTACCACCTCTTACCAACAACCCTACAAGACTTTCCTTTGGAAATATAGAGgaagattcaaatctcatttttaTGGTCTCCTACGAATTTAGTTAACGTGTGTACATGTGATTCAAAAGGAATTAGCATTTGATGCATTTTCTTGAAAGCTATAGACCCATAACTTAAGGAAATGAATGTCAAAGTGACCATTAATTTTCCTTGGTTTTAAGTTggctatttttcattttggtcGAACAAATTAATCagtgtttgttttgattttccgAGAAATGACTAGGAATCTGTGCTCTTAAATCACGGTTCACTATACATAGCATCGTCACTCATATATATAGCATTCCAACTTTTTTATTGCTAAATAGAACTGTTGGTGATGGATGATTGATGATTGACATTAGACATTTGTCCCAATATgaatcatatgtttttttttcatctctaatctagaaagaaagaaaaataaataattattattttgttgctgaacttttaaaaataaaaataaaaataggataaaaatatattttttcatgttgaGATAAATTAGTTAgatctcattaataaaaaatattatttttatacctTTTTAAAGtatagtctatttttttataaaaacttgtataaaatttatctattcatTTCTCTTTCATCATATTgatacaaattatttaaaaaaataaataaatgtgaaattatataaaaaaaaaattaatttttttgataatagattcatttctttttcaaaccaACAGAGCTTGCGCATTCCATCACGTAGCATTAATTCACACTATATCATGCCTGTCCCAGAGCAGAAAGTCATGGATGATGAATTTACAGGTGGCACTTACGCAACATGGTACATCATCACAACGCGATGCTGACGCTATGCACAGAAATAAATAGGTCCCGCATGCCCTTTTGCTGAAGCAGGCAAGCTCCCATCTCCCATGCCGCGTGGGTCTTATTTGGCCGCCAACGTTTCCATTTGACCTTCCaaataatctctctctctctctccctcccacCCTTTATATAGCTTCAAAGGTCTTAGGTTCTTGCTCACATTTGAACTTTAAAGCGGTCTATATCTGTAAGCTGATACATATAGAAAAATGACCACCAGTACTGAAAGTTGTAGAGTTCTCAAAGAACCACGTCTTGTGGAGAGGAAGTTTTTGGCCAGACCACAACATGAAGGAGCTGGCGCTATCGTTAGAAGGAGCATAGGAAGGTAAGACTACGAGGGTGATCATCCAAATAGTGTTGTTTTCAATCTTTGAGCAGTTTAACGTGTTCCGAGTCTTCTGACCAATGGGTCTtatggtttttttctttcctcaggTTTGAGTTGAAATACTTTgatccttttcttcttctggaTGAATTCTCTGGTGGGTATCTGTGAtctgtttttctctctttctgcATGAATGTGATGGGTCTTTCTTTATGCATGTAATATCATTTTGCTTATATTTTGTTGTTAAATATTGCAGTTACTGCTCCTGCTGGATTTCCTGATCATCCCCATAGAGGTATGGATATTTCCCTTTTGTCTCCCTTGGTGAATTAACGCTACCTGTTGAGATTAACTATGGATGGATGTAGTTATTAATTCTTCTATTTCCTCCTGGCAGGATTTGAGACTGTGACCTATATGCTGCAGGTATGTGCATTAATCGTTCCagctcttcttctttttaaaaaaaaaagaaaaaaaagaaaaaaaaaaggtgaatgaAAAACGTTTAATTTAATAAGACTGGAAGTTCAAATTATTAGGTGAGACTTGAGAGGAAGTTTCTCTGATCTGAGGAATTCCCAAGGTGTTGTTATTTGTCAGCAGCCTGGCAATATGTCTCTATTGGGACGTCAGCCAATGAGACACAAGGCACACACTATTTAACAACTCTCCAAGGTTGACATGACTACCTTTCTTGGCACCAGGTATTTGCCAGGAAAGGTGCTAAAATGCCTGGGAATGTCCTCATGCATGCGTAATATATATGACTACTGtcttgtttcatttttatttttatttttaaatagaaaagtaTCCTTAATTTGAACTTTTAGTTTAGACGTGAGAAGCAGTTGCCTCAGTTGCATGCAATTGTTTGAATGAACAGGGATCTGTCACACATGAAGATTTTGATGGACATAAGGGTACCATAGGAGTCGGTGACTTACAATGGATGACTGCAGGAAGAGGGATTGTTCACTCAGAAATGCCTGCTCCCCAGGGAACTCAAAAGGGGTTACAGTTGTGGATCAACCTCTCCTCCAAGCATAAAATGTATGTAAATTCtacacaaattaaatattaaattggcTGTACGTGACATATATTTGATGTCACTATATGGTAATCATAAACCAGAAGAATATTCAAACTTGTTGTAATGGGAATATGCATTTGTCATCTACTACTATGATCATTAATTTGTCATTATGGTCCATGGAACCTTTTCTAAAGGTGCTTTTGAATGCAATATATTGCATGCGCGTGTGCATACCAACCATAAATTCTGCCTTTCAAAGTTTATACTCATATCCCGTGGTGAATAAGCTATCTTCTGCATGATAGATGCTAGTGCCCACTAGTACTACTTTTGAACTTCTGTCATACAAGTACAACAGTAGTACTTTGGCTTTAATGATccttttttaattactaaaggTACTTAATTTCACGGCTTTCAAATGCCTAAGTACCTTTACATGTTTTCTGGTAAACAAATGTAACACAAGTGCAGTATGCAAATCATGCAATATGTACAGTAGTATCCTAATTGAATTGTCTTTTGGGAATGTGGAGGTATCCAAAAGTCCAAAACCTCATCTGTCTTGTGCTGATCTTGTTTCTCACAGGATTGAACCAAGGTATCAAGAAATACAGAGCAAAAACGtttcagaagctgtcaaagaTGGAATCAAAGTTAGAGTCATAGCTGGAGAGGCCTTGGGAACTAAGTCACCAATCTACACAAGGACCCCAACAATGTACTTGGACTTCACTCTCAAACCAGGAGCTCATCTTCAACAACCAATACCAATATCATGGAATGCATTTGTATATATCTTAGAAGGCGAAGGCATCTTTGACAGTCTAAAATCTTCGCCTGTCTCGGCCCACCACCTTCTGCTTCTGGGCGATGGGGATGGCTTGGAGGCATGGAACAAGTCCTCCAAACCCCTCAGGTTCATCTTAGTTGGGGGTGAACCGTTGGGTGAGCCTGTGTTGCAGTTTGGACCCTTTGTAATGAATAACCAAGAAGAGATTGACCAAACCATTGAGGACTTTGAGAACTGCATCAATGGATTTGAGAAAGCAAGGCATTGGAGTTCAGAAAGATCCCTTAGTCTTGATATATAAATTACCTCTCATGTATGTATCTATGTATTTATCTTACGATTCAGCCAAGTTTTCCaacatttattaatataaggtgatcattttctttctatctttcCGTCACAGCTTCTCTGTTTCACAGGTTCATTGGatcttttccaaaaaaaaaaagaaacataatcattatgatcataaaaaaaaaaaaaaaaaaaaaaaaaaaaacagcacaAAAATAATGGCCGGTACGCTGtccttataattatatataggagTGATTAAATCATGATGAACATTTCGTTAAGGGATGGAAACATATGCTTTACCAGTCAACTTCAATACATATCACggaaataatagtaatatttttattgattgattgattgatatTAATATACAATAACACTTTTTTTACCAATTTTTCGTACTCTTGTAAATATATATGCCACTGAATATGCATAAAAGTGAATAGGTGATTATTTATTCATCAATAACTAGGATTTATTTAGGACCTAATATTGTCaaaacaattgtttttaaataaacataaatgATGAAGTAATGCTAAAGATGCAGATACCACCAATTGGCGTGTCATcgatcaaaatataaaattacaatttagTCAAATCAATATTTGTTACATGTTTGATGTGTCACCAAGTACATGGACTAccattttatcattttgaatatattaaattataattttttttttaattgtaagtAGATTTTACGTATTATATTTATGTacatttatttctaatttttgtttttaataatttttttttttttttttgtaaatctaGCACTCATAATCAATATGATTGCACGTCGTATTATGTATTTATaggtagaaaaattctattatgtAGTCCTACATCACActtgttgagggaaaaaaataaaaaaataaaaatcaatgtTAGTGTGTGGTATAAGACTACTGAAtagaataactattttatatattttagtgaattttttataagagaaatgctttaggcataaataaatttcacaaaaataaatctataaattgacataatttaatgtgatatgttagatcgttagattgtaaatttattattattattataaaatagatctaatgtatcatattaagagtttttttttttttgaatcaagtACCTCATCTCACTTATAAActtgaatcattacaacttttatcatctaaaatatattgtaaaacttTCTGTGGTGCTTTCTCTATCCAGCAGAGTTCACTTTCTATATGTAGTGAAATTTTTGCAAGATTATGTGTAACTATATTTCCTTTCCTATGTATAAAACCCAAAGACCAATGTAGTCCTTGTCTAGTAGCCTATTTGTATCATCGATCAACTGACCATGTACAGATTCATCCAACTCCTCCGAGAGCACTGCCTCAATCATCCCCTTTGCATCCCCTTCCATCATGATAGACCAGAATCCCATCTCTAAGCAAAACTCAATAGATATCTTCAATGCAAGACATTCAGCAATAAAAGGAGAGACCACATCATCCTTCCTCAAACAAACAACAACTAAAACATTACCATGACAATCTCTAACCAAAATGCCTATACCAATCCTCATATTTATCAAATCATCTGTAGCATCAAAGTTAAGCTTACATATAGCCCTTAAAGGTTTTTACCATCTTCTCCCTTCCCTCCCATCTGCTCCCTTAGATACCCTTCCATTCACTTTTACATTAGCCTCCTGGAACTCTTCTAAACCTGCCACAACAGTTT
It contains:
- the LOC121268798 gene encoding pirin-like protein, which produces MTTSTESCRVLKEPRLVERKFLARPQHEGAGAIVRRSIGRFELKYFDPFLLLDEFSVTAPAGFPDHPHRGFETVTYMLQGSVTHEDFDGHKGTIGVGDLQWMTAGRGIVHSEMPAPQGTQKGLQLWINLSSKHKMIEPRYQEIQSKNVSEAVKDGIKVRVIAGEALGTKSPIYTRTPTMYLDFTLKPGAHLQQPIPISWNAFVYILEGEGIFDSLKSSPVSAHHLLLLGDGDGLEAWNKSSKPLRFILVGGEPLGEPVLQFGPFVMNNQEEIDQTIEDFENCINGFEKARHWSSERSLSLDI